The Acutalibacter muris genomic sequence CTCCATGGTGGTTTTCTTGTCGCCGCCCAGGTTATTGTTGATGTACGTGAGCATCCCCTGCAGGCTGCCGCTGAAGAAAACCGTGTCGCTGTTGGCCGGGCTGCCGGGCCGGGGGTTATGGTTATCCGCCAGTATATCGCTGGGTTTAAAGTCCTGGTTCGCCTGCATCTGGGCGATAAGGTGTATGATATTGTCGTTGGCGGTGCTCAGGCCATTCTTCGCCGGGTCACGAGTCTGGATAATATGCGCCTCCTCATGGGACCAGCTGTAGGAAATGGCGATATTGCTGGCGGTAATGCCGTTGGGGTTATCCCCGTCGCCCTCGCTGCTGAACAGCACTCCCGCGCCGTTAATAAGGGGCTTGCCGTCGGCCCCAAGGAGGGGCTTTCCATTGGCGTCAAGCAGTGAGTTTCCATCCTTATCGGTGGTATTCGCCTTATTAAATATCTCCGCAGTCTTTCTCGCCAGCGCGTCCAGCACGTTCTGATAGTACCTTATGCCCCGCTTTGTGGTGGCGGCGGCGTCCATCGTCACATCCCCCGCCGGCGAATACTCGCCGGTTTTTGTGAGCATCTCCCGCTGAGCCTGTATGGTGCCGCCCTTTAGCTCCTGATCGCCTATCTTATAAATCTCCCCGCCGGGCTTGTTCTTGGCCATTTTCTGGCCCAGGTTGTTCTCCAGCACGGAGATCTGCAAACGAAGATAGGGGTCCTCCTCCCCGCTCCCGGGCTTTGTGGGGTCCTCCTGCACGGATATCTGGCCGAAGTACACGCCGTCCACCAGCACAGCGTCGCTATTGCCCTTCAAGGTGATGGTCAGCTTCTCCACGGTCATGCCCGCGCCGATGGACTCGTCGGAATACTTCACGTCGATGGGGATAAGCTTCGACAGCTCGTCGATAAGCACGTTGCGCTGGTCCCTAAGCTCCAGGGCCTGCTGGCCCCTTTCGCCTATCATGCCCTCCTTGCGCTCTGCGTCGCTGATGGCGCCGCTGCTTATCTCCGCCTTTTTGATGGACTCGTTGAGCTCCCGGATACTCTTGAGGATACTGTTGACCTTGCCTATGTTCTCCTTGAACTCCTCCGTGGTGTCCTTCAGGACCCTGTCCAGCGCGTCGGCATAGGCATGGAACTTCTGCACCATGCTCTGCGCCGCGCCCCGCACGGAGGCGTCATAGGACTTATCTCCGGCGTGCTCTGTGTTCATCACCTGCAGCTCTTCAAGGAGCTTGTTGAACTGCAGCTCCAAAACGCCGCCGTCCTCCTCGCCCTTGCCCACCTCGTCAAAGATAATGGAGAGCCGCTCTAATATGGAATATTTGCCCTCATAAAAGCCCACCTGGGCGTTCTCGTTCCTAAAGCGGATGTCCAGGTACGGGTCCCTAAGCTGGGACACGCCGGTGGTAAGGGCCCCGGCGCCCACGCGCACGTCGAACTGTGACGCGTATACGTCCGCTCCGCCTATATACAGGGCCCGCTGGTCCAGGGACTGGCGGGTATAACCCACGGTATTGATGTTGGAAATGTTGTTGCCGGTGACCTCCATGGCCTTTGACGAGGCCATTATGCCCAGCCTGGCCATTGTAAAGCCGCTGAACGTGGAAACAGTGCTCATAGTTATCGTCCTCCCTTATGATTGGGGTATTGCTGTGGTATATGTGTCGAACCTCAATAAGGCGCGGCTTTTCCTTTGCCCGCACCCTTTAAATGGACTTTCCCGCGCCCTAAGCCCTAAAGTCCGTCTTCATTCTCGGCGGCGGCTCGCCCTTATCCCGCCGGGGCGCCGGCTGGTTCTCCGGGAGCATTCGCTCTATATCGTGCAGCGCGATCTCCATGGTGACCCGGGCGGCCTCGGACGCGCTGTGGAAAACTGTATAGCGGTTCTGCACACGCTCCACCGTTTTCCTGGCCCGGTCAAAGAGCTCCGCCGGATAGTTCTCCGCAAGCTTCGACAGGGGCACGCCCTGAAGGCCCATTTCAGAAAGCATCTTCTCGCGCTTGATATCCATGCCCCGAAGGGTCATGCTAAAGACCTGTTCCTTCTTCATCAGGCTCTCCACCGTGACAAGATCGCCGACGCGGGCCGCTTTATTCTTCGCCTTGGTGACCTCGGCCATCTGTTCAAGGGTATCGGCCAGTTCCTCAAGGTATTGCAGGTAGTCCTCATAAACCTGGCTCAAGCTCAGACCTCCCCCATCAGCAGAAGCTTTTTGGCAATACTTCTCGCATCCACCTGGTACTGGCCGCTCTGCACCTCCTGACGAAGGGCGTTCAGCGTGCCGGTGGTGGTGGCCGTGCGCACCTCCTGTGAGAGCTTCCCCTGCAGCTCCATCTTCATGGGGTCCTCGCCCTCCCGGGTGGACAGGGTCACCTGGTCAAACTTCTCGGCAGAGGGGCCGGGCTTGACGGGGCTGCCGCCATAGCTGCGGGGCTGGTTCACCCTCCTGGAGCCGGCGGGACTGATGGGGTTGATATTGGACATATTGATCATTTGACATCCCTCTTTTCTGGTTGGGGGGTATGGTTTTCGATTCCTCTAAATAAAATATCGGATGAGCCCCGGAAAAATTAAGGGGTCCTCCGATATTTCTTCAACTTTATTTATTCTATATATTGTGGTCCGGCTGCTTCAGCCTCAATTTTTGGCTTACTTGCCGGCCTGAAGGCTTCTTAGCAGCACGCCTGCCACACGCTCTATGCTGGCCTGCTCGCACACCGCGCCCTTTTCATAGGCCACGCCGGGCATACCGTATACCACGCAGGACTCCTTATCCTGGCCGATAGTGTAAGCCCCCCGCCGCCGCATACGCAGGAGCCCCTCGGCCCCGTCGGCGCCCATGCCCGTAAGGATTATGCCCATCATCTTGCAGTGCACGTTTTCCGCCATGGACATAAACAGCGCGTCCACCGAGGGCCTGTGGCCGCTGACCTTCTCCCCGGGCGTGCAGGAGACGTAGTATTCCCCGGCCGGGTTGCGGTTTATCCGGCACTGTAAGTCCGCCGGGGCCACAAGGGCCAGACCCTTGTGCAGCTTGTCGCCGTTCACGGCCTCCCGCACCTCCATCTGGCACAGGCGGTCCAGCCGCTCGGCGTACATCTTTGTGAACCCCGGTGGCATATGCTGCACTATCACCATGGCCGGGATATCCGCGGGCAGGCGCTTCATCACCTCGAGGGTGGCCTCTGTGCCGCCGGTGGAGGCTCCAAGGCCGATTATGTACTGCTGTGACCCCCTTATGGGCCCAACCGTCGCCGGCACGGGCAGCTCCGGCACAGCCACCGCTCCCACCTTGGCCGGACGGCGCACCTTTGCGTGGGAGGCCTCTATCACCGCCTCGGTAAGGGAGCGCACGAACTCGTCCCGGCTCTGCACGCCGTCGGGCTTGCGCACAAAGCCCACCGCCCCCGCGTGCAGTGCGTCAAAGACCCGAAGGTTCAGCGACGACGCAAGCACCACCGGCAGCGGGTGCTGGGGCAGTATCTTCTTTAAAAACTCAATGCCCGTTATACCCGGCATCTGCACATCGCAGGTCATAACGTCCGGGTTCAGGGACTTTAGCTTATTCTCCGCGTCTATAGCGTTGATGGCGTAGCCCGCCACCTCGATGCGCGGGTCCTTTGCAAGGCCCTCCATAATGATCTTCCTGGCGATGATGGAGTCGTCCACCACCAGGACCCTTATCTTATTTGCCAACTTCTTTCCCCCCTGTGATTCTTGAAAAATCGCGCCCGGTCCTTCAGCGCTTCTGGAATATAGAGGTCGCCACCCGGGTATAGGGCGTGTCAGGCGGCAGGTTCTCAGCCTTGCTGATGATCAGATACCCCCCGGGCACTGTGGCGTCGAACATTCTCCGGGCAAGGGCCGACTTGGTTGGCTGGTCGAAATAGATCATCACATTCCGGCAGAAGATCACGTCGAACTTCCTTTTAAAATGTATGGGGTCCATAAGGTTGAACTGCTTAAAGATGACGTTCTGCTTTATCTTTGGCGCCACCTCGAACATCTTGCCGCCGACGGGCTTAAAATAGTTCTTTCTCCACTGGGGAGGTATGGTGTCCGGCAGCTCGTATATCCCCTTCTTGGCCTTATTGAGGGCGTCCACGGAGATGTCCGAAGCGAGCATTCTGGTGTCCCAGGCCGAGGCCTGGCCGCCCAGGTGGTCCATTATGTACATGGAGACATTGTACGGCTCCTCCCCCGAGGAGCAGGCCGCGCTCCAGATGGACAGGCACTTGTCCCTCTGGTGCCTGCGCACTATATCCGGGAGTATGGTGCTGGTGAAATAGTCAAAGGACTCCACCTCCCGCATGAAATAGGTATAGTTGGTGGTAAGCCGGGAGAGCAGCTGGTTTATGTCGTCCCCGGAGCCCTTTTTCAGCAGATAGTCCACATACTCGGTGAAGCTGTTATAGCCCATGCCCTTCACCGTGCTGGAAAGCCTGCTTGTAACCAGTTGGCGCTTCTGGTGCAAATCTATGCCGTATTTGCTCTGCACAAAGCTCACAAGCCGGTTAAAGTCTTTGTCCGTGATCACCATGGAGGTTGCGGCGGCCGCGGACGTCTTATTACTGGTGTCCATACAGCAGCTGGGTGCAGTCCAGCACCATAAGTGTTTTCTTGCCGCCGGGCAGGCTGTACATACCCGTCACCATCTTCTGGGCAGTCATGTCGCTCTGGTGGGGCACGGGCAGGATATGGTTCTTCTGGATGTCAATGGTCTGATCCACCTCGTCCACCATGATCCCAATCTGGGTTCCCTCCATATCCAGAATAACCGTGCAGAACTTATCCTCCGGCATACAGCCCGTCATCAGCCTGAAATCCACGATGGGCACAATACCGCCGCGCAGGTTCATGACCCCCCTTATGTCCGGGGGCAGCATTGGCAGCCAGGTGATGGAGGTCTCCCACTGGGTGAGCATCTCCTTTACATACTTGGTGTCAACACCGTAGTAAATACCGCCGGAGAGGAAAATCAGATACTTGTCGGTCTCGACCTCCACAAGATCCTCGCCCAGGGCCAGCGTGGCTGCGTCTGTTGTCATTTCAGTCATATTCTCCATACAGCGCAAATCCTTTCCTATTGCTTTTATGTCTTGCTAATTTTATACTAAAAGGCACCGTACTTATTATATCAAACGACTTCGGCGTTTGCAACCCCAAAGTCCTCAGCCCTCCTGAGAGGCGGCGTAAATGCTGGCCACGTCCAGTATGATGCTGATGTCGCCGTTGCCAAGGATTGTACAGCCGGTAACGCCGTAATTCCTGATGCCATAGTTGTTCACATAGTCCGGCAGGGGCTTCACCACCACCTGCTGCTCCCCTATGAGCTTATCCACGAACAGGCAGAAGGAGTTGTCGCCCGACTCCACCCAGAGGATGATGCCGTCGCCTATCTCGTCGTAGCCCTTCTCCATCTGGTAGAACTCCTTGGCCCGCACCACCGAGTAGAAATTGTCCATGACCCGGAGCATCTCGCCCTTGGTGGCGTCGTGTATCACATCGCCGCTATCCATCTTTACGATGGAGCGGATATTGTTGATGGGCACCGTGAACACCGAGTCGCCCACAGAGACCTCCATTCCGTCCATAATGGCCATGGTAAGGGGTATCTTCAGGGTGGTGGTCATGCCGAAGCCCTTCTCGCTGGTAATGGTGACCGTGCCGCCCACGCTCTCCACGTTGGACTTCACCACGTCCATGCCCACGCCGCGCCCCGAGTATTCGGTGACCTCGGTGTTGGTGGAGAAGCCAGGCATCAGAAGGAAGTTGAGTATGTCCTTGTGGGAGTATTCCATGCCCGGCACCGCCAGCCCCTGGCGCAGGGCCTTGCCCAGAATCGCGTCATCGTCGGCTCCCTGGCCGTCGTCAATGACTTCTATAATGACCTCGCTGCCGGTGTGGCGGGCGGAAAGGGTTATCCTGCCCACCGGGTCCTTGCCGGCGTCTATGCGGTCCTGGACGTTCTCCTCGATGCCGTGGTCCATGGAGTTGCGGACAATGTGCATCAGCGGGTCGCCGATGCTGTCCACTATTGTCTTGTCTATCTCGGTCTCCTCGCCCTCAAGGACCAGGTTCACCTCCTTGCCCAGCTTCTTGCTCATGTCCCGGACAATACGGCGCATCTTCTGGAAGGTGGCGGAGACGGACACCATCCGAAGGGACATGGACACGTCCTGAAGCTGGTCGGTAAGGCTGCGAAGCTGCCTTGCGGCGCTGGTGAAGTTATCAAGCTTTAAGCCCTCCAGGTCCGGGGAGGCCGTGACCATGGACTCGGTGATGACTATCTCCCCCACCACCGCGTTCAGCTCGTCGAGCTTTGAGAGGTTCACGCTGATAAGGCTCTCCTTCTGGCTCTTCTGGTTATTGTTATTCCCCTGCTGGGCGGCCTGCTGGGGGGCGGCGGGCGCGCTCTGCTGGGCGGCGGCCTGCTGGGGGGCAGGCTCTGCGGGCTTCGGAGCTGGGGCCTCCGGGGCCTCGGGCTCCTCATACTCGAACAGGTTATAGTTGCCTATAGAGCCCGCGTCCTTCACCACGGCCAGGGCCTTCTGCCGAAGCTCGTCGGTAAGGAAGCGCAGGGAGAAGCCCTCGTCCACCACTATGGCCGCAGTCTCCGCGTTGCTGTCCACGTCCGCCGGGTAGTAGTCAAAGTCGTTCTCGCTGTCCATTGTGTCCTTCACGGCGCTTGCCAGCATAAAGGCCCGCAGGTTTTCCATGCCCGCGCCCTCGTCGAAGAACACCTGTATTCCAAAGGGGAACTGGCTGCTGCCGTGGCTCTCCGGGCCCTCGGCCTCCTGGGCCCCGGGCTGGGCGGCAGCTTCGGCCGGCTCCTCTTCCTCCTGCTTGCCCTGAATTTTATTTGAAAAGCTATTAATATTCGCCATTATGTTGTCGATATCATCTGTGAGGCTTTCTCCGTTCTCCAGCTTCTCCACCTCGGCCTTGAAGTAATCGATGGCCTGGAAGATAAGGTCAAAGAGTTCGGGCCTTAGGTCCTCCGCCACGGCCTCCATGCCCTTGTCCCGGATTATGAAGAACATATCCTCAATGCGGTGGGCGACCGTCATAAGGTTGTCGAACTCCATCATTGCCGAAGAGCCCTTTATAGTGTGCATAATACGGAATATCTCGTTCACGTCCTCCTGGGAGAAGGTCTTGCGATCCTCCGCGCCCAGCACCATCTCGTCAAGTGATTCCAAAAGCGTGTTCATCTCATAGAGATAGGCTTCCATCATATCGTTGGCCATACCGTTTCCACCTTTTCTGCATAGATTGCCGGGCGCCTATCTGCCCCAGCCCCTTTA encodes the following:
- a CDS encoding flagellar biosynthesis anti-sigma factor FlgM encodes the protein MINMSNINPISPAGSRRVNQPRSYGGSPVKPGPSAEKFDQVTLSTREGEDPMKMELQGKLSQEVRTATTTGTLNALRQEVQSGQYQVDARSIAKKLLLMGEV
- the flgK gene encoding flagellar hook-associated protein FlgK yields the protein MSTVSTFSGFTMARLGIMASSKAMEVTGNNISNINTVGYTRQSLDQRALYIGGADVYASQFDVRVGAGALTTGVSQLRDPYLDIRFRNENAQVGFYEGKYSILERLSIIFDEVGKGEEDGGVLELQFNKLLEELQVMNTEHAGDKSYDASVRGAAQSMVQKFHAYADALDRVLKDTTEEFKENIGKVNSILKSIRELNESIKKAEISSGAISDAERKEGMIGERGQQALELRDQRNVLIDELSKLIPIDVKYSDESIGAGMTVEKLTITLKGNSDAVLVDGVYFGQISVQEDPTKPGSGEEDPYLRLQISVLENNLGQKMAKNKPGGEIYKIGDQELKGGTIQAQREMLTKTGEYSPAGDVTMDAAATTKRGIRYYQNVLDALARKTAEIFNKANTTDKDGNSLLDANGKPLLGADGKPLINGAGVLFSSEGDGDNPNGITASNIAISYSWSHEEAHIIQTRDPAKNGLSTANDNIIHLIAQMQANQDFKPSDILADNHNPRPGSPANSDTVFFSGSLQGMLTYINNNLGGDKKTTMEVLDNYYSSAEELDLGRMSVSGVDLNDEAISMMQFQKSYSASCRLLTTLDEILDKLINGTGIAGR
- a CDS encoding chemotaxis protein CheA; the protein is MANDMMEAYLYEMNTLLESLDEMVLGAEDRKTFSQEDVNEIFRIMHTIKGSSAMMEFDNLMTVAHRIEDMFFIIRDKGMEAVAEDLRPELFDLIFQAIDYFKAEVEKLENGESLTDDIDNIMANINSFSNKIQGKQEEEEPAEAAAQPGAQEAEGPESHGSSQFPFGIQVFFDEGAGMENLRAFMLASAVKDTMDSENDFDYYPADVDSNAETAAIVVDEGFSLRFLTDELRQKALAVVKDAGSIGNYNLFEYEEPEAPEAPAPKPAEPAPQQAAAQQSAPAAPQQAAQQGNNNNQKSQKESLISVNLSKLDELNAVVGEIVITESMVTASPDLEGLKLDNFTSAARQLRSLTDQLQDVSMSLRMVSVSATFQKMRRIVRDMSKKLGKEVNLVLEGEETEIDKTIVDSIGDPLMHIVRNSMDHGIEENVQDRIDAGKDPVGRITLSARHTGSEVIIEVIDDGQGADDDAILGKALRQGLAVPGMEYSHKDILNFLLMPGFSTNTEVTEYSGRGVGMDVVKSNVESVGGTVTITSEKGFGMTTTLKIPLTMAIMDGMEVSVGDSVFTVPINNIRSIVKMDSGDVIHDATKGEMLRVMDNFYSVVRAKEFYQMEKGYDEIGDGIILWVESGDNSFCLFVDKLIGEQQVVVKPLPDYVNNYGIRNYGVTGCTILGNGDISIILDVASIYAASQEG
- a CDS encoding chemotaxis protein CheW produces the protein MENMTEMTTDAATLALGEDLVEVETDKYLIFLSGGIYYGVDTKYVKEMLTQWETSITWLPMLPPDIRGVMNLRGGIVPIVDFRLMTGCMPEDKFCTVILDMEGTQIGIMVDEVDQTIDIQKNHILPVPHQSDMTAQKMVTGMYSLPGGKKTLMVLDCTQLLYGHQ
- the flgN gene encoding flagellar export chaperone FlgN encodes the protein MSQVYEDYLQYLEELADTLEQMAEVTKAKNKAARVGDLVTVESLMKKEQVFSMTLRGMDIKREKMLSEMGLQGVPLSKLAENYPAELFDRARKTVERVQNRYTVFHSASEAARVTMEIALHDIERMLPENQPAPRRDKGEPPPRMKTDFRA
- a CDS encoding CheR family methyltransferase — protein: MDTSNKTSAAAATSMVITDKDFNRLVSFVQSKYGIDLHQKRQLVTSRLSSTVKGMGYNSFTEYVDYLLKKGSGDDINQLLSRLTTNYTYFMREVESFDYFTSTILPDIVRRHQRDKCLSIWSAACSSGEEPYNVSMYIMDHLGGQASAWDTRMLASDISVDALNKAKKGIYELPDTIPPQWRKNYFKPVGGKMFEVAPKIKQNVIFKQFNLMDPIHFKRKFDVIFCRNVMIYFDQPTKSALARRMFDATVPGGYLIISKAENLPPDTPYTRVATSIFQKR
- a CDS encoding protein-glutamate methylesterase/protein-glutamine glutaminase, with the translated sequence MANKIRVLVVDDSIIARKIIMEGLAKDPRIEVAGYAINAIDAENKLKSLNPDVMTCDVQMPGITGIEFLKKILPQHPLPVVLASSLNLRVFDALHAGAVGFVRKPDGVQSRDEFVRSLTEAVIEASHAKVRRPAKVGAVAVPELPVPATVGPIRGSQQYIIGLGASTGGTEATLEVMKRLPADIPAMVIVQHMPPGFTKMYAERLDRLCQMEVREAVNGDKLHKGLALVAPADLQCRINRNPAGEYYVSCTPGEKVSGHRPSVDALFMSMAENVHCKMMGIILTGMGADGAEGLLRMRRRGAYTIGQDKESCVVYGMPGVAYEKGAVCEQASIERVAGVLLRSLQAGK